The DNA window CCTGATGTGACTGTCCGTTCGCTTGATCCGCGCCGAGAAGTCGCGAATTGGAACGCATCTGTTTCTGGTTTGCATCGGGTTTTGTGCTATGTATTGACACAAACGTATTGCGTTTTAAAATCTGGTGTCTCTTTAACTGCACATCTTCTGTTAAAGTTctattataattctattaaagtcatactttaaagtattatattcaGTTCTGCTGAAGAAATTTTGTTCGATTAAAGTTCTGTTCTATTCAAGTTCACTTGAAGTTATGCttcaaataaagttttttcgtTTGTTGTTCTTTTTGAGGCTTATCTTTTGAAAagctttttattcttaatcgttaattattttaaaaattaaccaaCAAACCTATATTAGAAAATCAAACATCATATGctatttaattatgaaaaagaaaagaaatattgacaTCCATCatgtaaatacttttaattactaaaaaatttttgattttttaaatgtttatttattatgtaagcGTGTATTTATATgtcaattgtaaaataattttactttcttttgcTCAGGTATGGACCTTGTACCAGAACCAAAGATTATAATTGCAGCATTGAAGGCTTGCAGGAGGTTAAATGACTACGCACTCGCCGTAAGGTTCCTGGAGTGTGTAAAAGATAAGGGTGGACCACACGCTGACAAGATCTATCCTTACATTCTTCAAGAAATTAGGCCCACCTTAGACGAGTTGGGTATCAACACACCTGAGGAGCTAGGATACGACAAGCCAGAATTAGCCTATGAATCAGTGTATCATATGTAATGAACTAAAATTACTATTGTGTATAAATTCTAGTGTTTATATAATCTTAGCTGCTGCTTCGAATGCAAGGTATTAAGAGATTAATTTGTCTAACTAAACAACTGAACTACACATGTATCTGTTTTATCAGCAGCATTGTTGAATAAACAACCacaattgtaattaatgtctattgtttatgaaaaatcaaaGCAAATTATAATACTCCACATAAGGTGTGCTAGATCTTAATctgaaattgataaaaaatatggtGACGagattgcaattatttttaacactttcgctaaagaaagaaattactttaaattattctcaCATTAAAAGGATCCTAAAGTCGCTGTTTTATCGACATTCTGTTCAACCATTTAGttttgaattgaaaatccttttacacgTTTAAAGTATGTACACAAATAAACCCGAGGACGATTAGATCaagaccaaaaatgcaa is part of the Monomorium pharaonis isolate MP-MQ-018 chromosome 2, ASM1337386v2, whole genome shotgun sequence genome and encodes:
- the LOC105836819 gene encoding cytochrome c oxidase subunit 5A, mitochondrial; this translates as MLRVVAARVASATRTAMLSRATGVIGSTQCTRAAHGGPKETDEEFDQRYVNFFNRNDVDHWEVRKAMNDLAGMDLVPEPKIIIAALKACRRLNDYALAVRFLECVKDKGGPHADKIYPYILQEIRPTLDELGINTPEELGYDKPELAYESVYHM